The Alosa sapidissima isolate fAloSap1 chromosome 5, fAloSap1.pri, whole genome shotgun sequence genome has a window encoding:
- the waif2 gene encoding wnt-activated inhibitory factor 2: MGCTATWFFNSRGFEAFCPLKKLCICAALLGTVLLRVNAENCPWSCSCINSTATVSCLDSQETEIPGDIPPWVNVLILRGNNVSTLPEFAFTSNGTELELVTLLMSHNNIQTIEPYAFWGLPRLQLLDLSHNRLVAISEMAFYGLEGLRYLHLNDTLTAFGARQLSSALSTESLRNLHTLELSGNRLKTVPLARLDTLDLHALVLTNNFIEVIGKENVTNFNEFGNLNVFLAQNPFRCTCDIEAFYHWLKNSSQCPDSHRLLCAQPDGKRGIPVEKLHHEDVDCRSAELEAVSYVFLGIVLALIGVVFLMVLYLNRKGIKRWLNNIREACRDQMEVYHYRYEQDSDPRLANVAV; this comes from the coding sequence ATGGGATGTACAGCGACATGGTTTTTTAACTCGAGAGGTTTTGAAGCGTTTTGTCCTCTTAAAAAACTATGTATTTGTGCCGCTTTGTTGGGCACAGTTCTACTACGAGTTAACGCGGAGAACTGTCCATGGTCCTGCTCTTGTATCAACAGCACGGCGACGGTGTCCTGCCTAGATTCTCAAGAGACCGAGATACCTGGGGACATACCACCGTGGGTTAACGTTTTAATTCTTAGGGGCAACAATGTCTCCACGTTACCTGAATTCGCGTTTACCTCCAATGGGACCGAACTGGAGCTAGTCACTTTGCTTATGTCTCATAACAACATTCAAACAATTGAACCCTATGCATTTTGGGGACTTCCTCGCCTTCAGCTGTTGGATTTAAGTCATAACCGACTCGTTGCTATATCCGAAATGGCTTTCTATGGGTTGGAAGGGCTGCGGTATCTGCACCTGAATGACACCCTCACAGCTTTTGGCGCAAGACAGTTGTCCAGCGCGCTGTCCACTGAAAGTCTCCGCAACCTCCACACGCTGGAGTTGTCAGGGAACAGACTGAAAACTGTTCCCTTGGCAAGACTTGATACACTTGATTTACACGCTCTCGTGTTGACTAACAATTTCATTGAGGTAATAGGTAAAGAGAACGTCACAAATTTTAACGAGTTCGGGAACCTTAACGTATTCCTGGCTCAGAATCCGTTTAGATGCACCTGTGACATCGAGGCGTTTTACCACTGGCTAAAAAACTCGTCTCAGTGCCCAGACTCGCACCGCCTGCTGTGCGCTCAGCCGGACGGGAAAAGGGGGATCCCGGTGGAGAAACTTCACCACGAGGACGTGGATTGTCGAAGCGCGGAGTTAGAGGCAGTTTCCTATGTCTTTCTAGGCATAGTTCTTGCTCTGATTGGAGTGGTGTTCTTGATGGTGTTGTATTTAAACAGAAAGGGTATCAAACGATGGCTAAACAACATTCGCGAAGCTTGTCGAGATCAAATGGAAGTGTACCATTATCGCTACGAGCAGGATTCGGACCCTAGGTTGGCCAACGTGGCGGTCTGA